One Perca flavescens isolate YP-PL-M2 chromosome 16, PFLA_1.0, whole genome shotgun sequence genomic window, ATAACTGCCCCTTTTAGGGTTCAAATCCCCAAAATATCCACCTCATTACAGTCTGAGACTCTACAGCTGGAGGTATTACATCTAACCTACAGCTGTTCTgatgatgagtgtgtgtgtgtctgtgtgtgtgtgtgtctgtgtgtgtctctgtgtgtgtgtgtgtgtgtctgtgtgtgtctctgtgtgggcgtgtgtgtgtctgtgtgtgtgtgtgtctctgtgtgtgtgtgtgtgtgtgtgtgtgtgtctgtgtgtgtgtgtgtgtctgtgtgtgtgtgtgtctctgtgtgtgtgtgtgtgtgtgtgtgtgtgtgtgtgtctgtgtgtgtgtgtgtgtgtctgcgtgtgtgtgtgtctgcgtgtgggtatgtctgtgtgtgtctctgtgtgtgtgtgtgtgtgtgtgtgtctgtgtgtgtctctgtttgtgcgcgtgtgtctgtgtgtgtgtgtgtctctgtgtgtgtgtgtctgcgtgtgtgtgtctgtgtgtgggtatgtctgtgtgtgtctctgtgtgtgtgtctgtgtgtgtctctgtgtgtctctgtgtgtgtgtgtctgtgtgtgtctctgtttgttcgcgtgtgtctgtgtgtgtgtgtgtgtctctgtgtgtgtgtgtctgcgtgtgtgtgtctgtgtgtgggtatgtctgtgtgtgtctctgtgtgtgtgtgtgtctctgtgtgtgtgtgtctgcgtgtgtgtgtgtgtgtgtgggtatgtctgtgtgtgtgtgtgtgtgtgtgtgtgtgtgtgtgtctgtgtgtgtgggtatgtctgtgtgtgtctctgtgtgtgtgtgtgtctgcgtgtgtgtgtctgtgtgtgggtatgtctgtgtgtgtctgtgtgtgtgtgtgtgtgtgtgtgtgtgtgtgtgtgtgtgtgtgtgtgtgtgtgtgtgtgtgtgtgtgtgtgtgtgtttgtgtgagaatCAAGGAGGAAGTCGCTCCAAGTTTAATAACACTCATCAGCTGATTCGGACCACATCAGACCAGCAGAAACCTCCCGTAACGTACCTCTGTGTTCAGCAACACCTTCCCGTGTGTAACCATAACAACCAGATGAGTATTTCGGCGTGCCGTCCCGGGGGTGCGCTGCGTCCCGGGGGTGCGCTGCGTCCCGGGGGTGCGCTGCGTCCCGGGGTGCGCTGCGTCCCGGGGTGCACTGTGTCCCGGGACACCTCGTTAACGGTGAGGCTGCAGCGCCACAGCTTGTGTTAGCTGATAGGCTTCAGAATACTTTATGTTAGTGTTACACAGGATGGGCCAGGCTGAGAATGACTGCTCACTACACtgggggagggtgtgtgtgtgtgtgtgtgtgtgtgtgtgtgtgtgtgtgtgtgtgtgtgtgtgtgtgtgtgtgtgtgtgtgtgtgtgtgtgtgtaggggggcGGGGCACTGGCCAAAACAAACTTGGCCAGTGCAAACCCACAGAAAAAAAGCTATTATATTTCATGTgcgtttgtgtctctttgtgtgtgtgtgtgtgtgtgtgtgtctctatgtgtgtgtgtgtgtgtgtgtgtgtctctatgtgtgtgtgtgtctctgtgtatctatgtgtgtatgtctatgtgtgtgtgtgtctctatgtgtgtgtgtgtgtgtgtctctatgtgtgtgtgtgtgtgtctccatgtgtgtttgtgtgtctctatgtgtgtatgtctgtgtgtgtgtgtctctgtgtctctatgtgtgtgtctctatatgtgtgtgtgtgtgtgtgtgtctctatgtgtgtgtgtgtgtgtgtgtgtgtgtctctatgtgtgtgtgtgtgtgtgtaggggtggGGGGTAGGGGGCACTGGCCAAAACAAACTTGGCCAGTGCAACCCCACAGAAAAAAAGCTATTATATTTCATGTGCGTTAGTGTctctatgtgtatatatgtgtgtgtgtgtgtgtgtgtgtgtgtgtgtgtgtgtgtgtgtgtgtctctatgtgtgtttgtgtgtctctatgtgtgtgtgtgtgtctgtgtctctctgtgtgtgtgtgtgtgtgtgtgtgtgtttctatgtgtgtgtgtctccatgtgtgtttgtgtgtctctatgtgtgtgtgtgtgtgtgtctctatgtgtgtgtgtgtgtgtctccatgtgtgtttgtgtgtctctatgtgtgtgtgtttgtgtgtgtctctatgtgtgtgtgtgtgtgtgtctctatgtgtgtatcTCCTCCTCAGTGACTCCCTGTGATGGAGAGAAAAGGACTTTTAATTAAGTATCTACCAAAATACAAATCTCAATAGCTCGGGAAATAATTGTGCATCCCTCATTAAGCATTCAGACCGGGCAATTACCCCCCTTTAGCCCTGGGAGCGGGgggggcagtgtgtgtgtgtgtgtgtgtgggggggggggggggggtattatAAATGACTGTTCAGTAATTGGAGCCAGCAGCCAGCGAGACAGCGAGATGAACTGAATTACACGATGTCATTAAAACAAATACGTCAAAGAATTATCGGACGGAAAATAAATGGACTGAAAGATAGTCTGTCATCACTTCAATATTAActagtaatcagattactgctgggaccagtaatcagattactgctCGGACCAGTAGTCAGATTACTGCTGGGACCAGTAATCAGGTTACTGCTGgcaccagtaatcagattactgctgGGACCAGTAATCAGGTTACTGCTGgcaccagtaatcagattactgctgGGACCAGTAATCAGGTTACTGCTGGCACCAGTAGTCAGATTACTGATGGGACCAGTAGTCAGATTACTGCTGGGACCAGTAGTCTGATTACTGATGGGACCAGTAGTCAGATTACTGCTGGGACCAGTATTCAGATTACTGCTGGGACCAGTAGTCTGATTACTGATGGGACCAGTAGTCAGATTACTGCTGggaccagtaatcagattactgctgGGACCAGTATTCAGATTACTGCTGGGACCAGTAGTCTGATTACTGATGGGACCAGTAGTCTGATTACTGATGGGACCAGTAGTCAGATTACTGCTGggaccagtaatcagattactgctCGGACCAGTAGTCAGATTACTGATGGGACCAGTAGTCTGATTACTGCTGGGACCAGTAGTCTGATTACTGCTGggaccagtaatcagattactgctgGGACCAGTAATCAGGTTACTACTGagaccagtaatcagattacagcTCGGACCAGTAGTCAGATTACTGCTGGGAggaccagtaatcagattacagcTGGAAACAGTAGTCAGATTACTGCTGGGACAAGTAATCAGGTTACTGCTGGGACCAGTAATCAGGTTACTGCTGAGACCAGTAATCAGGTTACTGCTGggaccagtaatcagattactgctgGGACCAGTAATCAGTTTACTGCTGGGACCAGTAGTCAGATTACTGCTGGGACCAGTAATCAGTTTACTGCTGGGACCAGTAGTCTGATTACTGCTGGGAggaccagtaatcagattactgctgGGAGGACCAGTAATCAGGTTACTGCTGAGACCAGTAATCAGGTTACAGCTGGGACCAGTAGTCAGATTACTGCTGGGAGGACCAGTAATCAGTTTACTGCTGGGACCAGTAGTCTGATTACTGCTGGGATAAGTAGTCTGATTACTGCTGGGACCAGTAATCAGGTTACTGCTGGGACCAGTAATCAGGTTACTGATGGGACCAGTAGTCTGATTACTGATGGGACCAGTAATCAGGTTACTGATGGGACCAATAGTCTGATTACTGATGGGACCAGTAGTCTGATTACTGATGGGACCAGTAATAAGGTTACTGCTGGGACCAGTAATCAGGTTACTGATGGGACCAGTAGTCTGATTACTGATGGGACCAGTAGTCAGATTACTGCTGGGACCAGTAGTCAGATTACTGCTGGGACCAGTAATCAGGTTACTGCTGGGACCAGTAATCAGGTTACTGCTGGGACCTGTAGTGAGATTACTGCTGGGACCAGTAGTCAGATTACTGCTGGGACCAGTAATCAGGTTACTGCTGggaccagtaatcagattactgctgGGACCAGTAGTCAGATTACCACTGAGACCTGTATTGAGATTACTGCTGggaccagtaatcagattactgctgGGACCAGTAGTCAGATTACTGCTGggaccagtaatcagattactgctgGGACCAGTAGTCTGATTACTGCTGggaccagtaatcagattactgctgggaccagtaatcagattactgctgGGACCAGTAATCAGGTTACTACTGagaccagtaatcagattacagcTCGGACCAGTAGTCAGATTACTGCTGGGAggaccagtaatcagattacagcTGGAAACAGTAGTCAGATTACTGCTGGGACAAGTAATCAGGTTACTGCTGGGACCAGTAATCAGGTTACTGCTGAGACCAGTAATCAGGTTACTGCTGggaccagtaatcagattactgctgGGACCAGTAATCAGTTTACTGCTGGGACCAGTAGTCAGATTACTGCTGGGACCAGTAATCAGTTTACTGCTGGGACCAGTAGTCTGATTACTGCTGGGAggaccagtaatcagattactgctgGGAGGACCAGTAATCAGGTTACTGCTGAGACCAGTAATCAGGTTACAGCTGGGACCAGTAGTCAGATTACTGCTGGGAGGACCAGTAATCAGTTTACTGCTGGGACCAGTAGTCTGATTACTGCTGGGATAAGTAGTCTGATTACTGCTGGGACCAGTAATCAGGTTACTGCTGGGACCAGTAATCAGGTTACTGATGGGACCAGTAGTCTGATTACTGATGGGACCAGTAATCAGGTTACTGATGGGACCAATAGTCTGATTACTGATGGGACCAGTAGTCTGATTACTGATGGGACCAGTAATCAGGTTACTGCTGGGACCAGTAATCAGGTTACTGATGGGACCAGTAGTCTGATTACTGATGGGACCAGTAGTCAGATTACTGCTGGGACCAGTAGTCAGATTACTGCTGGGACCAGTAATCAGGTTACTGCTGGGACCAGTAATCAGGTTACTGCTGGGACCTGTAGTGAGATTACTGCTGGGACCAGTAGTCAGATTACTGCTGGGACCAGTAATCAGGTTACTGCTGggaccagtaatcagattactgctgGGACCAGTAGTCAGATTACCACTGAGACCTGTATTGAGATTACTGCTGggaccagtaatcagattactgctgGGACCAGTAGTCAGATTACTGCTGggaccagtaatcagattactgctgGGACCAGTAGTCAGATTACTGCCGGGACCAgtaggtaacattagcctaccgttagctagttaacactaaacctgacagcaggtaacgttagcctaccgttagctagttaaggtattgttagcataccgttagctagttaacactatacttggcagcaggtattgttagcataccgttagctagcagctggagtaaacacagttaaaatgctgacagctaaacggtgttaatgtttgtctgtatttcaggACTCCAACAGCGCGACGTACAGTCTGctgctgccgttgtctgaaaaacaacatatGGTGCGTTCACTAGACACTCGCCTCGACAGCCtcatgctgcattcaaagttattgtaaaatacccttttcccatctaggttgtttttattattgatatcaGATCacttttttgttccttttttcaacattttgtctgttttggggctttttttgcGTCATTGAacgttttttggctttttttttacaatatcagaTTACTTTTTTGTCcctatttcaacattttgtctcttttttgacttttttttgttgcttcaaatgttttttttgttgcttttttttgacattagtaattacttttttgtccttttttaactttttgtctatttttgggctttttttgaCAATATCAGATAATTTTATTGTCctcttttcaacattttgtctatttttttggctttttttgacgATATCAGATCACATTTTTGTCCCTATTTCAACGTgtctctttttttacttttattgtgtctttcaacattttttgggcttttttgacAATATCAGAtcttttttgtcccttttttcaacattttgtcttttttggctTCTTTGGTGTTGTCCATGCTTTTTGTTCACAAAATCAGATCACTTTTatgtcccttttttcaacattttgtctatttttgggcttttcttgTGTCTTTGAacgtttttttgcttttttttgacgATATCAGATTACTGTTTTGTCCCTATTTCAaaattttgtctgtttttagactttttttgtgtctttcaatgtttttattagtaacattttgtctattttgttttttgacaATATCAGatcacttttttgtctttttttcaacattttgtctatttttgtctatgttttgttgctttcaatgttttttgtggcttttttgacAATATCAGATcacctttttatcattttttcaacattttgtcttgttttttgctttttttgtgtctttccatgctttttgtggcttttttttgacaatatCAGATCACTTTTATGACACGTTTTTCAAAAGTTTGTctattttttccaacatttctgcTCTTTGTCTCTTAAAATAAACCTTCTGCAGATGAATGTTGGACAGACTTGAAGACTTTAGGACGCTCTGACTCTCTGAATGTCCTTCTCATTTGTCCTGCTCACTTCTTTAAAGGCTCCGGTCGACCTTTTACCCAATCCCCCCCCCTCCAGATGTTCAGCCCAGCGCTGATGAATCTGCAATTATTGATGGCTTCATATACGCAGTGAACTTCTCCAATTGCACGGTAATTGTAAAAGAAGTCATATGCATAAAATTAATTATACGGCGCAATAAGGCCCATAAATCAGCTCACTATCAATTCAGCCGGAGATGTTTCAGGCGCACGCCGCTCGCCAGAGTTCAAGGTAAAAAAGGAAATTCccttttttaaaaccaaatcAGGGAAGTAATcagtcagagagacaaagactTGTCTCACACAAAGGCTTTTACTCTGGCGGGGGCTCTATATCTGGAACAAGATATGAGCTCTTATTCTGGCGGGGTCTCTATATATCAATATCTGGAACAAGACATGAGCTTTTACTCTGGCggggtctctctctctatatatatatcaatatctGGAACAAAACATGAGCTTTTACTCTGGCGGGGTgtctatatatctctatctctgGAACTAGATATGAGCTTTTACTCCTGCGGGGACTCTATTTAtccctgaaatcaccatcaccaaacccaccagactccatgtaaataatcaggacttttagcgtgtatagagccagcatatctccaccagactccatgtaaataatcaggacttttagcgtgtatagagccagcatatctccaccagactccatgtaaataatcaggacttttagcgtgtgtagagccagcatctttctaccagactccatgtaaataatcaggacttttagcatcgtaaaacacacttcattcaaagaggagagaaactaaataaaactatcaaaagccgtcttggttcatctttccactgttccaacaatcaccactctggtttggttgaaataaacccttaattcacccatttacatgtggagatatgctggctctatacacgctaaaagtcctgattatttacatggagtctggtggagatatgctggctctatacacactaaaagtcctgattatttacatggagtctggtggagatatgctggctctatacacgctaaaagtcctgattatttacatggagtctggtggagatatgctggctctatacacgctaaaagtcctgattattaacatggagtctggttgagATATACTGGCAGTTATTCTAAGAGCCCCTACAGTTAATCTAAGGACCCCCCTACAGTTAATCTAAGGGCCCCCctgttgtaaataaataaattaagggCCCGATAATGAACAGGTGTAATAGTTGTCGGCTCTGTGATTTACACGCAGCGAGTAATTAACAGGtcagagacacaacacacagctgttcagGTGGGGTGGGGCAGGCAGGTTAATTAATTAAGTGATTTTGGGGGGGCCCCAAGCAGCGGGTCACAACACCGACAGATGCCCTATTACGATGTTAATGACGTCGGGGGCCGGGTCAGGTAATCATATTCAAAGCTTTCTGTTAGATAACAATCAGACTGCCACACGGTACTGGAGTCTCCCGGGGTCCCTGAAGGCCCCACCCCTGTTTAAACTGGGCGCTGGAGTCTCCTGGGGGTCCCTGAAGGCCCCACCAGTGTTTAGCCTGGGCGGTGGAGTCTCCTGTGGGTCCCTGAAGGCCCCACCACTGTTTAGACTGGCGTTTTGGAGTCACTGGGGGTCCCTGAAGGCCCCACCACTGTTTAAACTGGGCGCTGGAATCTCCCGGGGTCCCTGAAGGCCCCACCACTGTTTAGACTGGCGTTTTGGAGTCACTGGGGGTCCCTGAAGGCCCCACCACTGTTTAAACTGGGCGCAGGAGTCTCCTGGGGGTCCCTGAAGGCCCCACCACTGTTTAAACTGGGCGCTGGAGTCTCCTGGAGGTCCCTGAAGGCCCCACCACTGTTTAGACTGGGCTTTTTGGAGCCACTGGGGGTCCCTGAAGGCCCCTTGGAGCGATCAATGATGTGCTCTGCCGTGCAGCACGCGCCACAGATCCTCCTATCGGACATTAATCTGTTAATCTGAGCGCGGAGTGAATGGGACGACactgatgcattctgggataggagaaaagaGCACGCCGCATTCAGTGTCAAACGGGAAAAAAGAGTTCAAAACAACTagtaaaaaatgcataaaataatcccccccaaaaaaggagaaaactatacttttttcaataattaaataaaatgcaatgacacattgtgtgtgtctgtgtgtgtgtgtgtgtatatatctctgtgtgtgtgtatatatctctgtgtgtctgtgtgtgtgtgtgtctctgtgtgtgtgtatatatctctgtgtgtgtgtatatatctctgtgtgtgtctgtgtgtgtctctgtgtgtgtatatatctctgtgtgtgtgtatatatctctgtgtgtgtgtatgtatctgtgtgtgtgtgtgtgtgtgtctctgtgtgtgtgtatatatctctgtgtgtgtgtatatatctctgtgtgtgtgtatgtatctctgtgtgtgtctgtgtgtgtctgtgtgtgtatatatctctgtgtgtgtatatatctctgtgtgtgtctgtgtgtgtgtgtgtgtgtgtgtgtgtctctgtgtgtatatatctctgtgtgtgtgtatatatctctgtgtgtttctgtgtgtgtctgtgtgtgtgtctgtgtgtgtgtatatatctgtgtgtgtgtatgtatctctgtgtgtgtctgtgtgtgtctgtgtgtgtatatatctctgtgtgtgtgtatatatctctgtgtgtgtgtgtgtgtgtctgtgtgtgtgtgtgtgtctctgtgtgtgtatgtatctctgtgtgtgtctgtgtgtgtctgtgtgtgaatatatctctgtgtgtgtgtatatatctctgtgtgtgtctgtgtgtgtgtgtgtgtgtgtgtgtgtctctgtgtgtatatatctctgtgtgtgtgtatatatctctgtgtgtgtgtatgtatctctgtgtgtgtctgtgtgtgtctgtgtgtgtatatatctctgtgtgtgtgtatatatctctgtgtgtatgtatatatctctgtgtgtgtgtatatatctctgtgtgtgtctgtgtgtgtgtgtgtgtgtgtgtgtctctgtgtgtatatatctctgtgtgtgtctgtttctgtgtgtgtgtgtgtgtctgtgtgtgtgtgtgtattgtgtgtgtgtgtgtgtgtgtgtgtgtgtgtgtgtgtgtgtgtatatgtctctgtgtgtgtcttatttGTTGAATGCCTGGACAGTCTTTCTCTGCTGCCGATGGAtacgtttatatatatatatatatatatatatatacatatatatacatacatatatatatatatatatatatatatatatatatatatatatatatagcgcaTATATATGTACAAGTagatggagggggggggtgaaAGGCCAGTGATgtggagaagatggagagagCTGACCGAGAGGCCAGGAAGTCAGATGGTCAGGATGGAGAGGTGGGTGTGTCAGCAGCACCTGAAGCCTGCAGGATGTCACAAGATCCCAAACATTAAACCGAGAGGCCAGTTTAATGAAGGTAGAGAGACTCTATCAAGATGGATCATTCACATAGTAAATTAAACCAGTTCAGGGTCCTCACTTCTActgacagagatggagagcagacacacacacacacacacacacacacacacacacacacacacacacacacacacacacacacacacacacacacacacacacacacacacacacacacacacacacacacacacacacacacacacacacacacacacacacacacacacacacacacacacacacacacacacacacacacacacacacacacacacacacacacacacacacacacacacacacacacacacacacac contains:
- the LOC114570572 gene encoding uncharacterized protein LOC114570572; this translates as MLPTGPGSNLTTGPSSNLITGPSSNLTTGPSSNLITGPSSNLNTGLSGNLTTGPSSNLITGPSSNLITGPSSNLTTGPSSNLTTGPSSNLITGPSSNLITGPSSNLTTGPSSNLTTGPISNQTTGPISNLITGPSSNLITGPISNQTTGPISNQTIGPISNLITGPISNQTTGPISNLITGPSSNLITGPSSNQTTYPSSNQTTGPSSKLITGPPSSNLTTGPSCNLITGLSSNLITGPPSSNLITGPPSSNQTTGPSSKLITGPSSNLTTGPSSKLITGPSSNLITGPSSNLITGLSSNLITGPSSNLITCPSSNLTTVSSCNLITGPPSSNLTTGPSCNLITGLSSNLITGPSSNLITGPSSNLITGPSSNQTTGPSSNLITGPSSNLTTGPSSNLITGPSSNLNTGLSGNLTTGPSSNLITGPSSNLITGPSSNLTTGPSSNLTTGPSSNLITGPSSNLITGPSSNLTTGPSSNLTTGPISNQTTGPISNLITGPSSNLITGPISNQTTGPISNQTIGPISNLITGPISNQTTGPISNLITGPSSNLITGPSSNQTTYPSSNQTTGPSSKLITGPPSSNLTTGPSCNLITGLSSNLITGPPSSNLITGPPSSNQTTGPSSKLITGPSSNLTTGPSSKLITGPSSNLITGPSSNLITGLSSNLITGPSSNLITCPSSNLTTVSSCNLITGPPSSNLTTGPSCNLITGLSSNLITGPSSNLITGPSSNQTTGPSSNQTTGPISNLTTGPSSNLITGPSSNLTTGPISNQTTGPISNQTTGPSSNLNTGPSSNLITGPSSNLTTGPISNQTTGPSSNLNTGPSSNLTTGPISNQTTGPSSNLTTGPISNLTTGASSNLITGPSSNLITGASSNLITGPSSNLITGASSNLITGPSSNLTTASPLTRCPGTQCTPGRSAPRDAAHPRDAAHPRDAAHPRDGTPKYSSGCYGYTREGVAEHRAVRMNCP